Proteins encoded by one window of Rhodamnia argentea isolate NSW1041297 chromosome 6, ASM2092103v1, whole genome shotgun sequence:
- the LOC115734269 gene encoding DNA damage-repair/toleration protein DRT100-like codes for MSLQVIFATSLLLGLAAACPPSDRAALLSFRAGLHESYLGIFNSWTGPDCCHNWYGISCDADSGRVADINLRGESEDPIFERAKRTGYMTGTISPAICRLERLSSLTVADWKGISGEIPACLASLPYLRILDLIGNRVSGKIPADIGRLKRLTVLNLADNVITGRIPSSLTGLSSLMHLDLRNNRISGPLPRDFGKLRMLSRALLSGNQITGSVPASISQIYRLADLDLSANRLSGQIPPSLGKMPVLATLNLDYNQLSGAIPGSLINSGVSNLNLSRNSIQGPIPDMFGPRSYFTALDLSYNNLRGPIPKSISAASFIGHMDLSHNHLCGRIPAGSPFDHLEASLFQYNDCLCGKPLKAC; via the coding sequence ATGAGTCTTCAAGTAATTTTTGCTACGTCATTACTTCTTGGACTCGCCGCCGCCTGCCCGCCGTCGGACCGGGCGGCGCTGCTCTCCTTCAGAGCCGGGCTTCACGAGTCCTACCTCGGCATCTTCAACTCCTGGACCGGCCCCGACTGCTGCCATAACTGGTACGGCATCAGCTGCGACGCCGACTCCGGCCGCGTTGCGGACATCAACCTCCGGGGCGAGTCCGAAGACCCCATCTTCGAGAGGGCCAAGCGGACCGGCTACATGACCGGCACGATATCTCCCGCGATATGCAGGCTCGAGCGCCTCTCCAGCCTCACCGTCGCCGACTGGAAGGGCATCTCCGGCGAGATACCCGCCTGCCTTGCGTCCCTGCCGTACCTTCGGATCCTGGACCTCATTGGGAACCGCGTGTCGGGCAAGATACCGGCGGACATCGGGAGGCTGAAGCGACTGACGGTGCTCAACCTGGCGGATAACGTGATAACGGGTCGGATCCCGAGTTCCCTGACGGGCCTGTCGAGCTTGATGCACCTCGACTTGAGGAATAACCGGATCTCAGGTCCGCTTCCCCGAGATTTTGGTAAGCTGCGGATGTTGAGCCGGGCACTTTTGAGCGGGAACCAAATAACCGGGTCGGTTCCGGCATCCATATCCCAAATATACCGGTTAGCGGATCTGGACCTTTCCGCGAACCGGCTCTCGGGCCAAATCCCACCATCGCTCGGTAAAATGCCCGTCCTCGCCACACTGAACCTGGATTACAACCAACTCTCGGGGGCGATCCCAGGGAGCCTGATCAACTCGGGGGTGAGCAACTTGAACCTGAGCAGGAACTCCATCCAGGGCCCGATACCCGACATGTTCGGGCCGAGGTCCTACTTCACGGCGCTGGACCTTTCGTACAACAACCTGCGGGGGCCAATCCCGAAGTCGATATCGGCCGCATCGTTCATCGGGCACATGGACTTGAGCCACAACCACCTGTGTGGGCGGATCCCGGCGGGCTCGCCGTTCGACCACCTCGAAGCCTCGTTGTTCCAGTACAACGACTGCCTGTGTGGGAAGCCACTAAAAGCTTGTTAG
- the LOC115734430 gene encoding protein FAR1-RELATED SEQUENCE 4, producing MESDKVTANTIAEPRYDMEFESHEDAYAFYKEYARAAGFGTAKLSSRRSRASKEFIDAKFSCIRYGNKQQSDDAINPRPSPKIGCKASMHVKRRQNGKWFVYSFVKEHNHDLLPAQVHFFRSHRDADLANNDVRMRKRKNLSSMSKMFSSYQNFDNLDNYLRNPHDRGRSLVLEDGDAQLLLEFFMHMQEQNPKFFYAIDLNEEHRLRNVFWVDAKGIEDYSKFGDVVSFDTTYFANKYKMPLVLFIGVNHHGQPTLFGSALIADDTVYTFAWLMQTWLVAMGEHAPQVILTDQNNAIKSATAVVFPHTRHCFCLWHILDKIPRELEYLGVWQDSFVAKFTKCIFGSWSEAEFEKRWWKLLDKLNLREAEWVQLLYEDRIQWAPTFMRDISFAGLSAFSRAESLNSLFDKYVNGETSLREFIEKYKVILEDRYEEEAKADFDAWHEAPELKSPSPFEKQMSLVYTHEIFRKFQIEVLGAAACHLKKESEDERATIYTVKEFEDDQNYVVEWSESKSSIYCSCHSFEYKGYLCRHAMIVLQMSGVFSIPSRYILQRWTNAAVSRHPIGEKLEDMQSKVRRYNDLCRRAIILGEEGSLSQESYNIALCAIVAALKQCASVNAPAENEAHPNNSTTHAICNAEEENPCSTSKEQVPHPKASNISKSTSRKGKITEPDLLGAMAQDGLHQMEGLQVRTAHLHGMVPMQLHNLVPTMFHNVPSTQFQNVASMQLHDNRLP from the exons ATGGAATCTGATAAGGTCACAGCCAATACAATTGCAGAACCTCGTTATGACATGGAATTTGAGTCACATGAAGATGCATATGCTTTCTATAAAGAGTATGCACGAGCTGCAGGTTTTGGTACTGCCAAATTGAGTAGTCGCCGATCTAGAGCATCAAAAGAATTTATTGATGCCAAGTTTTCGTGCATACGATATGGGAATAAACAGCAGTCAGATGATGCCATTAACCCAAGACCTTCTCCTAAAATAGGTTGTAAGGCAAGCATGCATGTGAAGAGGAGGCAGAATGGCAAATGGTTTGTTTATAGTTTTGTGAAGGAGCATAATCATGATCTTTTACCTGCCCAAGTGCATTTTTTCCGGAGCCACAGAGATGCTGATCTAGCGAACAATGATGTCCGCATGCGAAAACGGAAAAATCTATCTTCAATGTCCAAAATGTTCAGTTCATACCAAAATTTTGATAACTTAGATAACTACTTGAGAAACCCACACGATAGAGGGAGGAGCTTGGTTTTGGAGGATGGTGATGCTCAACTGctgcttgaattttttatgcacATGCAGGAACAGAACCCAAAATTTTTCTATGCAATTGATCTGAACGAAGAGCATAGACTGAGAAATGTTTTTTGGGTTGATGCCAAAGGCATAGAAGATTATTCCAAGTTTGGGGATGTGGTTTCTTTTGATACTACCTATTTTGCGAATAAGTATAAAATGCCCCTGGTACTTTTTATTGGAGTGAACCATCACGGTCAACCCACGTTGTTTGGTTCTGCATTGATTGCGGATGACACTGTTTATACATTTGCTTGGTTGATGCAAACATGGTTAGTGGCCATGGGAGAACATGCACCGCAGGTGATACTCACTGATCAAAACAATGCCATAAAATCAGCTACTGCAGTTGTCTTTCCACATACCCGTCACTGTTTTTGTTTGTGGCATATATTAGACAAAATTCCTAGAGAGCTTGAGTACTTAGGCGTTTGGCAAGActcgtttgtggcaaaattTACCAAATGTATTTTTGGATCATGGAGTGAAGCAGAATTTGAGAAGAGATGGTGGAAATTACTTGACAAATTGAACCTTAGAGAGGCTGAATGGGTCCAACTGTTGTACGAGGACCGCATTCAGTGGGCACCTACTTTCATGAGAGATATATCTTTTGCTGGGTTGTCTGCTTTTTCGCGTGCTGAAAGTCTGAACTCCTTGTTTGACAAATATGTGAATGGGGAAACTTCATTACGAGAATTCATTGAAAAATACAAGGTTATTCTTGAAGATAGGTATGAAGAGGAAGCAAAAGCAGATTTTGACGCATGGCATGAGGCACCTGAGTTGAAGTCTCCTTCACCTTTTGAGAAGCAAATGTCATTAGTTTATACTCACGAAATCTTTAGAAAATTTCAGATTGAGGTCTTGGGAGCAGCTGCTTGTCATCTGAAGAAAGAAAGTGAGGATGAGAGAGCGACAATATATACTGTTAAAGAATTTGAAGATGATCAGAATTACGTTGTGGAATGGAGCGAGTCGAAGTCCAGTATATATTGTTCGTGCCATTCATTTGAATACAAAGGGTACCTCTGCAGGCATGCTATGATTGTTCTCCAAATGTCTGGTGTCTTTAGCATTCCGTCGAGATATATTCTGCAGCGCTGGACTAATGCTGCTGTAAGCAGGCATCCCATCGGTGAAAAATTGGAGGATATGCAGTCCAAAGTGCGTCGTTACAACGATTTGTGTCGACGAGCTATAATATTGGGTGAAGAAGGGTCTCTTTCTCAAGAGAGTTACAATATTGCATTATGTGCCATTGTGGCAGCTCTTAAGCAATGCGCAAGTGTAAATGCTCCGGCTGAGAATGAAGCACATCCTAATAACTCAACAACCCATGCAATCTGCAATGCTGAAGAAGAGAACCCATGCAGTACATCCAAAGAGCAGGTACCTCATCCAAAAGCCAGCAACATAAGTAAGAGTACAAGCAGAAAAGGAAAG ATAACGGAGCCTGATCTTCTTGGAGCCATGGCGCAAGATGGTCTTCATCAAATG GAAGGTCTCCAGGTGAGAACAGCACACCTACATGGCATGGTGCCAATGCAATTGCATAATTTGGTGCCGACAATGTTTCATAATGTTCCATCTACGCAGTTCCAAAACGTAGCTTCGATGCAGTTGCACGACAATCGTTTGCCTTGA
- the LOC115734483 gene encoding transcription factor bHLH130-like isoform X1 → MESDLQQHHHHHHHHAFLDHGHEPPPQHHQQQMSSGLSRYRSAPSSFFASLLERDFCSEFLGQPPSPETERLFSRLISGNQDESPATQNLGGFQRSLPQNEVTNRQPQLMEVVKSEANVIPRQQSHYSSGSYYQSSSQPPRPNRTSTDGVSGSDRLPPTKVGGSNSNLIRHSSSPAGLFANINIDNGFASMEGMRNFVACSGANAEATFSNVNRLASHMSYSSRPASTMGHMSPISELGDKRMEASIDEGVAFGEGNANDYVAGYPVSSWEDSTSVSENLNALKRSRDDDKKFSGLNASELVNEEVRSRPTMGLTHHLSLPKTWAEISSIENFLQLQDSVPCRIRAKRGCATHPRSIAERVRRTKISERMRKLQDLVPNMDKQTNTADMLDLAVDYIKDLQEQVKALSADRARCTCLNSAAAAIAPDPRKGDSCAALYRSIGVCRKENIRRKQIRREDEKEGSKKPNRNRNSLMESKRA, encoded by the exons ATGGAGTCGGATCTTCAacagcatcatcatcatcaccatcatcatgcTTTTCTGGATCACGGTCACGAGCCTCCCCCTCAGCATCACCAGCAACAGATGAGCTCGGGCCTGTCGCGATACCGATCCGCGCCGAGCTCCTTCTTCGCGAGCTTGCTCGAGAGGGATTTCTGCAGCGAGTTCCTCGGCCAGCCTCCGAGTCCGGAGACGGAGCGTCTTTTCTCGCGGCTGATATCCGGCAACCAGGACGAATCGCCGGCGACGCAGAATCTCGGTGGATTCCAGCGGAGTCTGCCGCAGAACGAAGTGACCAATCGCCAACCGCAGCTCATGGAGGTGGTGAAGAGCGAAGCGAATGTGATTCCTCGGCAGCAGAGTCACTACTCTTCCGGTTCTTACTACCAAAGTTCATCTCAACCGCCTCGGCCAAATCGAACCTCGACCGATGGAGTCTCCGGTTCGGATCGGTTGCCGCCCACGAAAGTTGGTGGTTCCAATTCGAATCTCATTCGCCACAGCAGCTCACCTGCAGGGCTTTTCGCCAACATCAACATTGATAACG GGTTTGCTTCTATGGAGGGCATGAGGAATTTCGTCGCTTGCAGCGGAGCAAATGCAGAGGCAACCTTTTCTAATGTGAATAGGTTGGCCAGTCATATGAGCTACTCATCCAGGCCCGCTTCCACCATGGGACATATGAGTCCGATTTCTGAGCTCGGGGATAAACGCATGGAAGCCTCCATCGACGAAGGTGTAGCTTTTGGTGAAGGTAACGCTAACGATTATGTTGCGGGTTATCCTGTGAGCTCTTGGGAGGATTCGACCAGCGTGTCTGAAAATTTGAACGCTCTGAAAAGAAGTCGAGATGATGATAAGAAGTTTTCAGGCTTAAATGCGTCTGAATTGGtg AACGAGGAGGTTAGGAGCCGTCCTACCATGGGTTTGACGCATCACTTAAGTTTGCCGAAAACTTGGGCGGAGATTTCCtccattgaaaattttttgcagCTGCAAGATTCTGTACCATGTAGAATTCGTGCTAAGCGAGGTTGTGCCACTCATCCTCGTAGCATCGCTGAGAGG GTCAGGAGAACCAAAATCAGTGAAAGAATGAGGAAACTACAAGATCTCGTGCCAAACATGGACAAG CAAACCAACACAGCAGACATGTTGGATTTGGCTGTTGATTACATAAAAGACCTCCAGGAACAGGTTAAG GCCCTCTCTGCGGATCGAGCCAGATGCACATGCCTCAACAGCGCAGCAGCAGCAATAGCACCAGATCCCAGGAAGGGGGACTCTTGTGCTGCACTGTACAGAAGTATAGGAGTATGCAGGAAAGAGAACATCCGCAGAAAGCAAATTAGGCGTGAAGATGAGAAGGAGGGCTCTAAAAAGCCAAACCGAAACAGAAACTCGCTTATGGAAAGCAAGAGGGCCTGA
- the LOC115734483 gene encoding transcription factor bHLH130-like isoform X2: MESDLQQHHHHHHHHAFLDHGHEPPPQHHQQQMSSGLSRYRSAPSSFFASLLERDFCSEFLGQPPSPETERLFSRLISGNQDESPATQNLGGFQRSLPQNEVTNRQPQLMEVVKSEANVIPRQQSHYSSGSYYQSSSQPPRPNRTSTDGVSGSDRLPPTKVGGSNSNLIRHSSSPAGLFANINIDNGFASMEGMRNFVACSGANAEATFSNVNRLASHMSYSSRPASTMGHMSPISELGDKRMEASIDEGVAFGEGNANDYVAGYPVSSWEDSTSVSENLNALKRSRDDDKKFSGLNASELNEEVRSRPTMGLTHHLSLPKTWAEISSIENFLQLQDSVPCRIRAKRGCATHPRSIAERVRRTKISERMRKLQDLVPNMDKQTNTADMLDLAVDYIKDLQEQVKALSADRARCTCLNSAAAAIAPDPRKGDSCAALYRSIGVCRKENIRRKQIRREDEKEGSKKPNRNRNSLMESKRA, encoded by the exons ATGGAGTCGGATCTTCAacagcatcatcatcatcaccatcatcatgcTTTTCTGGATCACGGTCACGAGCCTCCCCCTCAGCATCACCAGCAACAGATGAGCTCGGGCCTGTCGCGATACCGATCCGCGCCGAGCTCCTTCTTCGCGAGCTTGCTCGAGAGGGATTTCTGCAGCGAGTTCCTCGGCCAGCCTCCGAGTCCGGAGACGGAGCGTCTTTTCTCGCGGCTGATATCCGGCAACCAGGACGAATCGCCGGCGACGCAGAATCTCGGTGGATTCCAGCGGAGTCTGCCGCAGAACGAAGTGACCAATCGCCAACCGCAGCTCATGGAGGTGGTGAAGAGCGAAGCGAATGTGATTCCTCGGCAGCAGAGTCACTACTCTTCCGGTTCTTACTACCAAAGTTCATCTCAACCGCCTCGGCCAAATCGAACCTCGACCGATGGAGTCTCCGGTTCGGATCGGTTGCCGCCCACGAAAGTTGGTGGTTCCAATTCGAATCTCATTCGCCACAGCAGCTCACCTGCAGGGCTTTTCGCCAACATCAACATTGATAACG GGTTTGCTTCTATGGAGGGCATGAGGAATTTCGTCGCTTGCAGCGGAGCAAATGCAGAGGCAACCTTTTCTAATGTGAATAGGTTGGCCAGTCATATGAGCTACTCATCCAGGCCCGCTTCCACCATGGGACATATGAGTCCGATTTCTGAGCTCGGGGATAAACGCATGGAAGCCTCCATCGACGAAGGTGTAGCTTTTGGTGAAGGTAACGCTAACGATTATGTTGCGGGTTATCCTGTGAGCTCTTGGGAGGATTCGACCAGCGTGTCTGAAAATTTGAACGCTCTGAAAAGAAGTCGAGATGATGATAAGAAGTTTTCAGGCTTAAATGCGTCTGAATTG AACGAGGAGGTTAGGAGCCGTCCTACCATGGGTTTGACGCATCACTTAAGTTTGCCGAAAACTTGGGCGGAGATTTCCtccattgaaaattttttgcagCTGCAAGATTCTGTACCATGTAGAATTCGTGCTAAGCGAGGTTGTGCCACTCATCCTCGTAGCATCGCTGAGAGG GTCAGGAGAACCAAAATCAGTGAAAGAATGAGGAAACTACAAGATCTCGTGCCAAACATGGACAAG CAAACCAACACAGCAGACATGTTGGATTTGGCTGTTGATTACATAAAAGACCTCCAGGAACAGGTTAAG GCCCTCTCTGCGGATCGAGCCAGATGCACATGCCTCAACAGCGCAGCAGCAGCAATAGCACCAGATCCCAGGAAGGGGGACTCTTGTGCTGCACTGTACAGAAGTATAGGAGTATGCAGGAAAGAGAACATCCGCAGAAAGCAAATTAGGCGTGAAGATGAGAAGGAGGGCTCTAAAAAGCCAAACCGAAACAGAAACTCGCTTATGGAAAGCAAGAGGGCCTGA